Below is a genomic region from Actinoallomurus bryophytorum.
CCCGCGAACGCCGCGTTGTCGGACCTGGTGAGGTGGCCGTCCGACCGCTCGTAGGAGTCGAGGTTGTCCGGTTCCACCGCTTGGAAGCCGCGCCGCGCGCAGCCGTCGATCCAGCCGCCCACGATGGTGGCCGCTTCGGTCCGCTTGGCGGGGGTCGAGAGGTCCAGCAACGCCTCGTTCCAGTCTTCGTCCACGACCGGGCCGCCCGGGCCGCGTAGCAGCAGGTCCGGGTGCGTGCCTTTCCACCAGCCCAGCTCCGACGGCTGGACCTGGAACGCGTTGACGTAGCAGATGGAGTACAGGCCGGCGGCCGGGCTGCTCGAACGGTCACGCGAGACCACGCGCACGCCGTGGGCCGGCGGGTACGCGGCACCGATCTGGTAGTCGAAACTCGCTCCCGGCGGGGGTGCGACGGGAGGAGAGGCCGACGCGGAAGGGACTGGTGGCGGTGAGGTGTCGTTCGCCCGCGGCAGCACCACGGCGGCCACCACCGCACCGGCCAGCACCACACCCAGGACGATCGCCGAGCGGAGCGGGGTCACGGCAGCGGGGGAGCCTTGCGGGCGATGCCCCGGTACGTGGCGACGTCGTAGCGGCGCTCGCCCTCGTCCAGTTTGGCGTGGGCGGCCTCGACGACGTCGATGCCCAGTGTGTCGGCCAGGCGGAAAAGGTAGATGGCGACGTCGGCCACCTCCGCGCGTACGCGGGCCCCGGCCGTCTCGTCCGCCATGACCTGGGCGGACTCCTCGGCGGTGAGCCACTGTAGCTCCGCCAGGAGCTCGCCCGCCTCGCCGGCCAGGGCCATGGCGAGGTTCTTCGGTGTGTGGAACCGTTCCCAGTCGCGGGCCGCGACGAACCCCCGCAGGCGGAGGGTGAGATCTTCGATCGGCGTTGTCACAGAGCCACCGTACGACTGGCGGAGGCGGACCCTGGGTACGGACGCGGCGTGGACTGGAGCCCGGGTGTCGCGGCGCCGGCCCGTGCATCGCGGCACACTGAGTCCCATGGCTGAGTTCGACGAGCTGCGCGGGGAAGAATGGCGGCGGCTGCTGGCCGCGGCTCGTCGCAGGCTGGACAGGACCGGTGGCGAGGTGACCGGCTCCATCGCGCTCGCCTACCCCTCCGGCGAGGAGCTCCGGGTCGTCGAGCGGATCACCGGCCGCGACGCCGCGTCCAACCGGCCCGCCGTCACGCTGGTCGCGCTGGACGGCATGCTGCGAGAGGCGTACGGCGTGGGCCTGTGCAAGGCGCTGGCCTGGCTCGACCGGCCGGGCCGGCCCTCCGACATGCGTGAGGCGCTGGAGGCCGCCATGCGCTGCCGGTACGCGGGGGAGGGCTGGTTCACGGGCTGGCTCGGCGAGTTGTCGCGGGACGGCACGGTCATGCGGCTGGTACGGAGCGGTGATGGCGACCTGCTCGGCTGGGCGGCGGCGGTGCTCGACCGGCTGCCCGCCAAGGACGTGCCGCTGCCGGTGCTCGCCGAGTGGGCGACCGGCGACGCGACCGCACTGTCCGGCAAACCGCTGGCAGGTCTGGTCATGCGGGCGCTCGTGCTCTGGCAGGGCGCGCCGCCGCCGGTGGGCCGCCAGGACGAGCGCCGGGTCTGGAGCGACGCGGGCGTGCTCGCCGACGACCTGTCCAGCCAGGTGCTGGTGCTCGCCCTGCGGGCACGCGAGGAGAACATCGTCGCCGGCTGGCTGGACGGCGCCGCGTCAGCGGGCATCCCGTTCCGGCTCACGCTGCAGCAGCTGGTGGCCGCGCCGGTCACACCGCGGGCGGATGAGATCTTCGTCTGCGAGAGTCCGGCGGTGCTGCGTGCGGCGGCGGCCGAGCTCGGGGCAGGCAGCGCCCCGCTCGTCTGTACGGAGGGCCACCTGTCCGCGGCGTGCGACCGGCTGCTCGGCGCGGCGACCGGGGCCCGGATCCGGTGGCGCAACGACTTCGACTGGCCCGGCCTGCGGACGACTGCGGCGGCGACCGAGCGCTACGGCGCGGTCCCGTGGCGAATGAGCACCGAGGACTACCTCGAGGCTCTGGAGACCGGGACCGATGACCCCCTGGAGGGCACTCGTACGGCCGCTCCCTGGGATGCCCGCCTTACGACGACGATGGCCCGCGAACACCGGGCGGCACGGGAGGAGTGGCTGCTCCCGACGCTCCTCGCCGACCTTCACCGGGGAGCCACGGACGCCGCGGACGCCGCGGAACGCTAGTGCGGTGACCGCCGGCGCTCCGAACGTGGCGATGTCCTCCGTCCGCGCAGCCGCAATGCCGCGTACGCGAGGAGGAGGACGGTGAAGACCGAGCCGGAGACGAGGTTCGTGGTCCTGCCACCGTGCCACGGTGAGATCCGCAGTTGCCGTCCCACCGCGGCGGTGGCCGGGTGCCGGGGGTCGTAGACCACCGTCACGTCTCGCGCGGCCAGGTTGGTGTAGGTGACCCCGCCGATCGATCGGTCGGAGGTGGTGACGTACCGGCCGTCACGGGTCGTGAACGTCAGCTCGACGTGGTGGGTGATGGAGGTGCCGTGGCCTCCGGTCGAGACCGCCGGTCTGTCCTCCACCGTGCCGGAGGTGCTCACGCCGTGCCGGTTCAGCCGGTCGATCAGGTGTTCGTCGCGGACACCGCTCACGATCGTCACGGTGAGCACGATGGGCCCGAAGATCGCCAGAACCGGCACGGCGAGACCCGCGAACCCGGGCGGGCGCCTCCGGGAACGGCCGAGGCTCGGTGGTGCGGGCGGCGTGTCGGGCACGTCGTGCCCGAGGCGCCGGGCGACCCACCGTGCCAGCCACTTCACCGCCGTGTCCGCGGCCTTCAGCAGATACACGGAGGCGGTCAGGCCGGCGGCCGTTCCGGCGAGCAGCGCCACGATGTCGATGAGGACGCGCACCGCTCCGAACGAGCGCGGCACCGTCTGTGTCGCGAGGAGCAGGGCGATCGCCCCGCCGAACACGAGACATCCCAACAGGGCGACGGTGGCGAAAACGCTGACCAGCCATGACCCGCGCGGCGCCGTTCGCAGCCGCCGACAGCCCTTGGCCCGGCGCAGGCGGCGGCGGCCGCCCGGCCGGTACCCGGGAGACGGCAGCCCGGCCTTACGGGCGAAGTCCCCCAGCGCGTCGGCCGGCCAGTCGCCGCGAGCCTTCAGCAACACCCGGTCCTCGGCATCGAGGACGACGAGTCCTCGGCGGGGAGCCCCGCGAGTCCGCGGGGAGAAGTAGGTGCCCAGCGCTTTGACCGACGACAGGGGGATCACCACTCGCTGGTGCCCGAACCCGTGGCCGAGGAACAGGTCGCCTTCGACCTGCAGCCGTACCGGTGCCCGGCCGAGCAGGTCACGCTCGGGGTCGATGGGACGCAGTAGGGCCGACCCGCCATCGTGCGGCTCGGCACCGGCAGGCGAGCGGTGCCGCTTCTTTCCCTTACGTCGCCCCGTCACCGTCGCATGCTATTTGTCCGATCAGTCGCAGGGAGCATGCCGAACGGCTTCCCGGCGTCGCGAACCGGCCCACACCGGCCTGGAGACGCTCCCCGCGTCCGAGCCGGCCCGCACACGGGACGCGGACGGCCTCATCGACCGCACCCGCGACCCCAGCACCAGCGGCGACACGTGCGGCCCGGCCGCCGCCACCGTCAGGGTGCTCCTGGAGCGCCTCCTGGCCCCGCTGAGAGGCGGGAACGACCCGCGGGGCCGAGGAGCTCGACGGTGCCCTGACGACCCTCCTGGGCGCCCCACTCGCCCCGCCGGCCCGGGCGACCGAGGGAACCATCCTGCCCCCATCTGGGCGCGGCGGTCCCGGGCACGCCACGGAGGGCCGGCCGGAAGAGATCACTGCGGCGGTGCCGGCCTGGGTGGACCGGCACGGCCTCTGGGGGGCCATGGCGTCTGCCATGACCCCGCTACGGGCGTCCGGCGGCTACCCCTCGTCCAGAGAGCCGTCCCAGGCCCAGGCGAGGGCGCGGGGCAGGCCCCAGTGGCCGAGCGGGGTCAGCCGGCGGTGCTCGTCCAGGGCGCCGACGGCCTCCCAGACCGGGACCATCAGGCCGAAGGCGAACTCGATCGGCTCACGGTCGTCGGCCTCGTAGGAGCCCTCGATCTCCGGGCACTTGTCGGCGAGCTGGAAGAGGTCCTCCGCCCACGCGCGAGTGCCGACGCCCGCACGTGCGAGGCCGATCACCGCGCCCGCCCAGTCGCCGTGCTGCAGGGTCATCAGGGAGGTCTCCTCGTGACTCCCCAGCCCCGACTCGCCGTTCATCGACACGAGCGCGCCGGCCGCCTGGATCCACAGCGTCTCGTCGTCGGCCGGAGGCTGCTTGCCCCAGTCGGCCGCCGAGGCGAGGTGGCGGTGCGGCCACTCGGTCAGTTGGGTGCGGATGCGCTGAACCGCCTCGGCGAGCTGCTCCTCGGGGACCCGTGCCGCGACGACGTCGGGAAGCGCCTCGCGGAGCAGGTCGACCGCCGCGCGGTCGGCCTCCTGCCACTCGTTCAGGAACCCTTCGGCATCGAAGTCCATCAGGTCGTCGTAGCCTTCGACGTCGGGCTGCCGTGTGACGTTCTGATTGGTGTCACTCACGCCTAACGACTGTAGTGGCGTTCGGGGCATGCTGCGTGCGGCCTGAACCGGCCGTTTTCAGGACCCGGGGCGAAGTAGCGGGAACGGGATGGTGTCGCGGATGTTGCGGCCGGTAAGGGTCATGATGAGCCGGTCGACGCCCATGCCCATGCCGCCGGCGGGCGGCATGCCGTACTCCAGGGCACGCAGGAAGTCCTGGTCAAGGTCCATCGCCTCGGGGTCGCCGCCGGCCGCGAGCAGAGACTGCGCGGTCAGGTTGCGGCGCTGGACGATCGGGTCGATCAGCTCGGAGTACGCCGTGCCGAGTTCGAGGCCGAACACGATCAGGTCCCACTTTTCGGCCAGGCACGGCGAGTCGCGGTGCGGCCGGGTCAGCGGCGAGGTGGCCGCCGGATAGTCGCGGACGAACGTCGGGGAGCGCAGCGAGGACTCCACCAGCGTCTCGAAGAGCTCCTGGGTGAGCTTTCCCTGCTCCCATTCGGGATTGTGGTTGAGCCCCACCCGGTCGGCGTGTTTCTGCAGAGTGCGCAGCGAGGTCGCAGGGGTGACCTGTTCGCCCAGAGCCTCCGAGACCGAGTCGTACACCGTGATCTCCCGCCACGGCTCCGCGAGGTCGTACTCCACGCCGTCCCGCACCACGACCGTCCCGCCCGTCCCGGCACGCGCGGACGCGAGGACGAGGTCACGGGTGAGCGTGGCCATCGTGTTGTAGTCGCCGTACGGTTCGTAGGCCTCCAGCATCGTGAACTCGGGATTGTGCCGCGGCGACACGCCCTCGTTGCGGAAGTTGCGGTTGATCTCGAAGACCTTGCCGACGCCGCCGACGAGCAGCCGCTTGAGGTAGAGCTCGGGCGCGATCCGCAGGTAGAGGTCCAGGTTGTAGGCGTTCATCCGGGTCGTGAACGGCCGGGCGGCGGCACCGCCGTGCACCGGCTGCAGCATCGGCGTCTCGACCTCGAGGTAGCCGTGCTCCCGCAGATGGTCGCGCAGAGCCGTCACGACGTCGCCGCGCAGCCGCAGCATCCGCCGCGCGTCGTCGTTGACGATGAGATCGACGTGCCGCTGGCGGACCCGTGACTCGTCGGTCAGCGAGCCCGGGAGGTAGGCCGGGAGCGGGTGCAGGCACTTGGCGGTGAGCTCCCATGAGGCCACGAGCACCGAGAGTTCACCGGTACGGGAGGTGATGACCTCGCCGCGCACGCCGACCTGGTCGCCCAGGTCGACCAGCTGTTTCCAGCGCCGCAGCGCGTCCGGCCCGACGGAGTCGGCCGCCAGCATGAGCTGGATGTCGCCGGACTCGTCGCGGAGCCGTACGAAGACCAGCTTGCCGTGCTCGCGCGCCAGCACGACCCGGCCCGCGACCGCCACGGTCTCGCCCGTGTGCGCGTCCGGCGCCAGCGCCCCGAACCGCTCGCGCACCTCGGACGCGACCGCCGTACGGTCGAAGCCGAGAGGGTACGGGTCGATGCCGGCCTCGCGCAGGCGCTCCAGCTTGTCGTGGCGGACGCGTTCCTGCTCGGTCAGGCGCCGTGCGGGCAGCCGGGCCGCCTCCGCGGACTCCTCGATCTCCTTGATCTTGGCGACGAGCGTGGGCGACGGCGACGGCGTGTCCAGCCGCGGCTTGAACAGGGTCGGGAGGAAACCCTCGGCCCGCGCGGCGGCGAGCCCGATGCGTACGAGGTCGCGGCTCTGCGGGAAGCACATGAAGCGCGGCGTCCACACCGGGTTGTACTTGGCGTTGGCCAGGAACAGCGACTCCAGCTGCCAGAACTTCGAGGCGACCGACAGCAGCCGGTACGCCAGCCGGGAGATCGGGCCGGCGCCGATCGCCGAGCCGCGTTCGAACACCGACCGGAGCATGGCGAAGTTCAGCGAAACCCGGGTGACCCCGACGGTGGCGGCGTTCTCGGCGAGCTTGGCCACCATGAACTCGTTGAGGCCGTTCTCGGCGTCACGGTCGCGGCGCATCAGGTCGAGGGAGAGGCCCGGCCGGCCCCAGGGCACGAAGCTCAGCAGCCCCCGTCGCTCTCCCGCGCCGTCGAACGCCTCGACCATCACGCAGCGCTCGTCGGTCGGGTCGCCGAGGCGCCCCAGGGCCATCGAGAAGCCGCGCTCGGTGTGGCCGTCGCGCCAGCGGTCGGCGTCCGCGATCAGCTCGGACATCTCCTCGCGGCTGATCGCGCCGTGCCGCCGGATGCGTACGCTGTAGCCCGCGCGCTCGACCCGGCGTACGGCCTGGCGCACCTGCCGCATGTCACGGCCGTCGAGGTTGAAGTCGCGCAGGTCCAGGATCGCCTCGTCGCCGAGCTCGAGGGCGTCGAGCCCGCAGCGGCCGAACGCCGCGGCGGCGCGCTCACTGGCGCCCAGGACGCCGGGGATCCACGCGTGTGCCCGGCACTCGGCGAGCCAGGCGCTGATGGCGGCGTCCCAGGCCTCGGGGTCGCCGAGCGGGTCGCCGCTGGCCAGGCTGACCGAGCCCTCGACCCGGTACGCGATGCCGCCCCGCCCGTTCGGGGAGAGGATGACGTCCTTGTCGCGGCGGAGCGCGAAGTAGCCGAGGGAGTCGCGGTCGCCCCATTCGGCCAGGAAGGCGCGCGCGGGCAGCTCCTCGTCGGGGGTGAGCACGGCGAGCCGCTGCCCCGGGCGGAAGAGCGCCCACACGGTGGTCACGAGCAGTCCGCTGCCGAGGATGCCGAGGATGCCGTCGACCCAGATCGGCACGTTGACCTGGAGGTCCCAGCCGTTGTCGCCCGCGCCCAGGAGGGTCTGCAGCCCGGCGTAGACCAGATGGGTCCAGGCGGGACCGCGAGGGTCGCGGTCGGTCAGGAAGACGAGGGTGGTGCCGATGACACCGCCGACGACCACGAGCACGGAGGCGACCACGAGCGCGAGCCGCCGGTTGGCGCGGTCCGGCAGCGCATAGAACTCCTTGCGCGCGGCGACCAGCAGCGCGACGACGAGACCGAAGGCACCCGCCGTGATCAGCTCGCCCCAGCCACCCCAGTCCGACAGCCCGGCCAGGGCCCAGACCGCGAAGAACAGCAGGAACAGGACGACGCTGATCCGCCACGCGGCACGCTTGCGGCGGCGGACGCCGACCGAGACCAGGATCAGGAGCAGGCCGTACGGCAGGCTCGGGTACCAGCCGAAGTAGTTGATGGAGCGCAGCACCCAGACGTTGAACATCCACTCGATCAGGCCGTAGGAGAGCCAGGCCAGGACGGAGAGGACACCGGAGATCCGGAGGTACCAGAAGAGGACGGCCGGCACGGCTTCGATCGCCCGCCGGGTCACCGACCCGCCCGCATCCGTCACCTTCGTCGCCATGTCGCTCCTGAGATCGTGCGCCATATTCTTTCTTTGTACCGGTGATTGGGTGTGCGTCAGGCCAACGAAAGGCCTCGCGGTGGGTATCGTGGGCGAACTATGCCGGAAAACCCCCTTCTTGCGCAGCGCTATCGCCTGCTCACCGAGGTAGGCCGCGGCGGTATGGGCACCGTCTGGCATGCCCGTGACGAGGTCCTCGGCCGTGACGTCGCGGTCAAGGAAGTGATCTTGCCGCACGGCTTCTCCGACGAGGAGCGCGAGATCCAGCACAAGCGGACCTTTCGTGAGGCGAGGACCGCCGCGCGGCTGAGCCACCCAGGCGTCGTCACCGTCTATGACGTCGTCGAGGAGGACGGCCGCCCCTGGATCGTCATGGAGCTCATCCGCGCCAAGTCGCTGCATGAGCAGATCAAGAAGGACGGCGTGCTCGATCCGCGAACGGTCGCCGACATCGGGCGGCAGATGGCGGGCGCCCTGCGTGTCGCGCACGAGGCGGGCATCCTGCACCGTGACGTCAAGCCGAGCAACGTCCTGGTCAGCGGCTCACGCGCCGTGCTCACCGACTTCGGCATCGCACGTGCGCAGAGCGACGCGACCCTCACCCAGACGGGCATGCTCATCGGCTCGCCGGCCTACATCGCACCCGAACGGGCGCGCGGACGGGTCGCCGTACCCGCCTCCGACATGTGGTCGCTGGGCGTGACGATGTACGCCGCGGTGGAGGGCAAGTCGCCGTTCGAGCGTCCGGACGCGATGGCGAGCCTGGTCGCCGTGCTCACCGACGAACCCGCGTCCGCGCCCAACGCCGGGCCGCTGCGGCCGGTCATCGAGGGCCTGCTGCGCAAGGATCCCGCCGAGCGCCTGACCGTCGACGAGGTCGCCTCGATGCTGGACCGCATCCTGGCGGGCGGCGCGGACGAGCCGGTCGACGACGCACTGGACGGGGCGACGAGGCGGCTGCCCTCCAGTGTCGTCACCGCGGTGGACGATCCCGGTCAGGGGCATGTCGCGGAGCCCCTCGCCGACGCGCTGACTCAGGTGACCACACCGGACGACACGGACGGGGCGGAGTCGGCGGGTTATCCGATCCGCTCGATCGTTATCGTCGCCGTAGTGCTGCTCGTCCTTTTCGCTGTGTTCGTTTTCGCGACATTTAGCTGAATTACTCGGCTAACACCACCGATCCGTCACCGGCGGTCGGTATGGTCCTCAGCTATGCCGTTCGGGGAGGGATCGGTGCTCGGACGTCGCTACCGCCTGCTGAGTCAGGTGGGTCGCGGCGGCATGGGCAGGGTCTGGCAAGCACACGATGATCTGCTGCACCGCGATGTCGCGGTGAAGGAGGTCATCTTTCCGCCGGGGTTGACCGACTCCGATCGCGAGGTGCTCTACGAGCGCACCCTGCGTGAGGCCCGGTCGGCCGCACGGCTGTCCCATCCGGGCATCGTGACCGTCCACGACGTCGTCGAGGAGGACGGACGGCCCTGGATCGTCATGGAGTACGTCCGCGCGCGGTCGCTGCAGGAGATCCTCGACAGCGACGGCAGGCTGCCGGCCGCTCGGGTCGCCGACATCGGCGTCCAGATGCTCGCGGCACTGCGGGTGGCGCACGCGGCCGGTGTCCTGCACCGCGACGTCAAGCCCGCCAACGTCCTGCTGGACATGCGCGGGCGCGAGGGCGGGGACGCGCGGGTCGTGATCACCGACTTCGGCATCGCGCGGATGGACGGCGACGCCACCCTCACCCAGACCGGGGTGGTGCTGGGCTCACCCGCGTTCATCGCCCCGGAGCGGGCACGCGGCGAGCTGGCGAGTCCCGCCTCCGACCTGTGGGCGCTCGGCGCGACGCTGTACGCGGCGTGTGAGGGGCGCAGCCCGCACGACCGCGTCGAGGCCATGGCCGCGCTCACCGCGGTCCTGCACGAGGAGCCCGCCCCGCCGCGCAACGCCGGGCCGATCGCCTCGGTGCTGATGGGCCTGCTGGTCAAGGACCCGGCCCAGCGCATGACGGCCGACGAGGCGAACAGAGATCTCGCCCGCGCCGCACGCGGAGAGCTCACCGAGACCAACGGCATCGCCGAGACCTGGCGCGACATACCGGACACCCCACGGGCCGCAGGCCCGTGGACGGCCGAGTTCGGAGGCCGCGGACCCGCTACCGACGAGACCGTGCAGGAGCTCAACGGGTCCGTCCCGGGACCGGACCCGGCCCCGGCACGGCAGGACGCCACGACGAGCCGGAGGCCGAGGGTGATCCTGCTGATCGTCCTGGTCTTCCTGCTCGTGGTCGCCGCGTGTGCGGTGGTGCTCCTGACGCGCCATTCCGCCGACGGCGCTTCGGGCTCCACGTCGCCCACGCCCACGCCCACCACGCCCCTCACTCCCCGGTCGACGCCCAGCGCCCGCGTCCCGGCCGGCTACCAGCGCTCCCCGGGTCCGGGCGGGGCGTCGTTGCTCGTACCCACCGGCTGGACCCGGCAGGTTCGGAAGAACTCCGTGCTGTGGACGCAGCCCTCGACGGGGGCACAGATCCAGCTGGACACGACTCCCTGGGACTACGCCGACCCCGTGGCGCACTGGAGGGAGTTCGAGCGCCAGGTCAGGGCCAGGAACCTCCCGCCCGGCTTCCGCGAGGTGCGCCTGAGCGACCGCTTCACCGCGCCCGGTGGCTGGCCGGCGTCCGACCTGGCGTTCACCTACCTGACCAAGGACCACGGCATCATGACGGCCACCGACCGCGGCCTCACCGCGAACGGCCGCCAGTACGCGATCTTCGTCGCCTACCCGGGGGGCAAGAACCGCTACCCCCCCGATCTCGCGGACCGGGTCATCGGTTCGTTCCAGCCGCCGGCCTAGGCCACCCGAGTTCGCACGGAAAGTAATCATGTGGCGGCTCTCTCGGGGCCCGGCCGATACGTTTTCCTCGCAATGTGTAATCGCGCGACTGCTCTCTGTCACGATGGGGCGGAAGAGGTCGAGCGAGCGGCACAACTCGCGAAGGGAGCTCCCGTGCATCCGATCGTGCGGGCGGCCTACCCGGCGGACCGGACCGCGGTCGCGCAGGCTCGCCGGTTCGTCCGGGAGACGCTCATCGGGTGGGGCGCCGACGCCGCGATAGACGACGCGGTCCTGCTGACGAGTGAGCTGGCGACCAACGCCGTCATCCACGCGCGCACCCCGTTCGAGGTCATCTGCCGCACCGCCGGCACGTCGGTGCAGGTCGAGGTGGTCGACGGCGACTCCACCCGGGTGCTCCCGGCCCCCGGCGACGGCGACGACCCCGACCGCATCAGCGGCCGGGGGCTGCTCATGCCCGTGATGCTCGCCGCCGAGTGGGGCGTGTCGTACGCCGCGGCCTCCAAGACGGTCTGGTTCCGGCTGTGCACCGACGCCGCGCCGGTGCCCGCCCCGCCGCAGCCGTACGCGACACCGGACATCCCCGGCGTCGAGTACGGCCTCGTGCACCGGCCCGCCGGCGAGGCGTACGACGGGGACCTCTACGACGTCTTCGAGGCGGCACCGGGCCGCTGGCGCTTCGCGATCGGCGACGTGAGCGGCACCGGCCCCGAGGCGGCCACGGTCGCCGGCCTGGCCCGGCACGGCCTGCGCCTCCTGGCCGCGGAGGGACATGGCGTGGCCGACGTCATCACCCGGCTCAACCGGGCGGTCGTCCGCGAGGGCGCGCACGGGCGGCTGATGACGCTGCTCCACGGCGAGCTCGTCCACCGGCCGGGAGCGGGCATACGCCTCGCCCTGGTGTCGGCGGGCCACCCGCCGCCGCTGCGGCTGACCCTGTCGGGCGAGGTCACCTCCGTGTCCGGGACCCAGTCCTCGCTCGGCGCGGTGCGCGACACAAGGTTCGAGGAGGAGACCGTCGACCTAGACCCGGGCGACGTGCTCCTGTGCGTCACCGGCCGGGCGGTCGACGGGATCGCTCCGGGCGCCATCGGCCGGCCGTCGGCCCGCCACGCCGGCGCGGGCGCGGACGGCCTGGCCCGGCTGCTCGCCGACTGGACCGACCTCACCGCCAAGGCGGTGGCCGACCACCTGCGCCGGTCGGCCGTCGAGGCCGGCGAGGTGGCCGTCCTCATGCTGCGCGTGGGCGCGGGTTAGCCCGTGGCCGTGGCCGCGGCGAAGTCCGTCAGCGCGGCGTTCACCTCCGCGGGGCGTTCCTGCTGGAGCCAGTGCCCGGCGCCCGGAATGAGCTCGAACCCGCGAAGATCACGGATGTGCGCCCGCATCGACCCCCTGAGCCGCCTGAGGTCGAACGCGGCGATCACCGGGTCCAGGTCGCCGGCGAGCAGCAGGGCGGGCATGGTGATCGGCGCGCCGTCCCACGCGGCGGTCAGGGCCCAGTTCCGGTCGAGGTTGCGATACCAGTTGAGCGGGCCCGTGAAGCCCCCTGCGGAGTACTCACGCACGTAGGTGGCGATGTCATCCTCTGTCAGCCAGGCGGGCAACCGCCCGGGCCGGGGCCACGACTCCACCAGGCGCCCGCCCTCCGGGACGAGCATCGGCCAGACCCGCGGGCTGTCTCCGGACAGGCCGTACAGGGCGCGCCGGAACGTCTCGTCGAGGTCGGCCCCGAGCTCGGCCTCGGCGACCCCCGGCCGCTGGAAGTAGACCTGGTAGTGGGCATCGCCGTAGGCGGCGCGCAGCGCGGCCATCGGCGGCCTCGACCCCCGCGGCATGTAGGGCACGCTCAGCGCCGCGACGCCGCGCACCCGTTCCGGTCGCAACAACGCGGTCTGCCAGGCGAC
It encodes:
- a CDS encoding serine/threonine-protein kinase, whose translation is MPFGEGSVLGRRYRLLSQVGRGGMGRVWQAHDDLLHRDVAVKEVIFPPGLTDSDREVLYERTLREARSAARLSHPGIVTVHDVVEEDGRPWIVMEYVRARSLQEILDSDGRLPAARVADIGVQMLAALRVAHAAGVLHRDVKPANVLLDMRGREGGDARVVITDFGIARMDGDATLTQTGVVLGSPAFIAPERARGELASPASDLWALGATLYAACEGRSPHDRVEAMAALTAVLHEEPAPPRNAGPIASVLMGLLVKDPAQRMTADEANRDLARAARGELTETNGIAETWRDIPDTPRAAGPWTAEFGGRGPATDETVQELNGSVPGPDPAPARQDATTSRRPRVILLIVLVFLLVVAACAVVLLTRHSADGASGSTSPTPTPTTPLTPRSTPSARVPAGYQRSPGPGGASLLVPTGWTRQVRKNSVLWTQPSTGAQIQLDTTPWDYADPVAHWREFERQVRARNLPPGFREVRLSDRFTAPGGWPASDLAFTYLTKDHGIMTATDRGLTANGRQYAIFVAYPGGKNRYPPDLADRVIGSFQPPA
- a CDS encoding ATP-binding SpoIIE family protein phosphatase → MHPIVRAAYPADRTAVAQARRFVRETLIGWGADAAIDDAVLLTSELATNAVIHARTPFEVICRTAGTSVQVEVVDGDSTRVLPAPGDGDDPDRISGRGLLMPVMLAAEWGVSYAAASKTVWFRLCTDAAPVPAPPQPYATPDIPGVEYGLVHRPAGEAYDGDLYDVFEAAPGRWRFAIGDVSGTGPEAATVAGLARHGLRLLAAEGHGVADVITRLNRAVVREGAHGRLMTLLHGELVHRPGAGIRLALVSAGHPPPLRLTLSGEVTSVSGTQSSLGAVRDTRFEEETVDLDPGDVLLCVTGRAVDGIAPGAIGRPSARHAGAGADGLARLLADWTDLTAKAVADHLRRSAVEAGEVAVLMLRVGAG
- a CDS encoding alpha/beta fold hydrolase; translated protein: MTGITRRHLEVNGLRMHLAEAGTGPLVLLLHGFPESAYSWRSQLTALAEAGFHAVAPDQRGYAGTDRPAATEDYTILHLVGDVVALIDALGERTATVVGHDWGAIVAWQTALLRPERVRGVAALSVPYMPRGSRPPMAALRAAYGDAHYQVYFQRPGVAEAELGADLDETFRRALYGLSGDSPRVWPMLVPEGGRLVESWPRPGRLPAWLTEDDIATYVREYSAGGFTGPLNWYRNLDRNWALTAAWDGAPITMPALLLAGDLDPVIAAFDLRRLRGSMRAHIRDLRGFELIPGAGHWLQQERPAEVNAALTDFAAATATG